The Sphingomonas sp. KR3-1 genome contains a region encoding:
- a CDS encoding RNA-binding protein: MANKGLFASAIAKLMPAADTRNREGAPAYTYGPEHKLAQVAATGTLADGFYGAAETQLSDVLEAARACDPYFVAQAAIYSRQSGAMKDMPSLLAAWLTVADPDLAVAVFNRVIDNGRMLRNFVQIMRSGQVGRSSLGSRPKRLVQRWLEQASMPQLMAAATGRDPSLADIVRMVHPKPADATRRAFYGWLIGRPYDVAALPAEIAAFEAWKVDRSLPLPAVPFEWLTAFPLTAENWAELSTRIGWQALRMNLNTLARGGAFDVAGVTDAVAARLADGDALAKVRPMPYQLMVALGQAGEGVPLKVQAALEDALEQSLVRVPTVPGRVVVCPDVSGSMGSPATGYRKGASSKARCIDVAALVAAAMLRTNRDTRVLPFEQAVVKLKLDAQARLAVNAAKLAAVGGGGTKVSAPLALLNAERAQVDLVVIVSDNESWVDATRAGATATMREWERLKNRNPGAKLVCVDIQPYGTSQAPQGRADILNVGGFSDAVFDTIARFVSGETREWVDIVKQTEV, from the coding sequence ATGGCCAACAAGGGACTGTTCGCTTCGGCGATCGCAAAGCTGATGCCGGCCGCGGACACGCGGAACCGGGAGGGAGCGCCGGCCTATACCTATGGGCCCGAGCACAAGCTCGCCCAGGTCGCGGCAACCGGCACGCTGGCCGACGGCTTCTACGGCGCTGCGGAGACGCAGCTGTCGGACGTACTCGAGGCGGCGCGCGCCTGCGATCCGTACTTCGTAGCGCAGGCAGCCATCTATTCCCGGCAATCGGGCGCGATGAAGGACATGCCGTCCCTGCTGGCGGCCTGGCTGACGGTCGCCGATCCCGATCTTGCGGTCGCGGTGTTCAACCGCGTGATCGACAACGGCCGCATGCTGCGCAATTTCGTGCAGATCATGCGCTCGGGTCAGGTGGGGCGCTCGTCGCTCGGCTCGCGGCCGAAGCGGTTGGTCCAGCGCTGGCTGGAGCAGGCATCGATGCCGCAACTGATGGCTGCGGCGACGGGCAGGGATCCGAGCCTGGCGGATATCGTCCGCATGGTTCACCCCAAACCCGCCGATGCGACGCGGCGGGCTTTCTATGGCTGGCTGATCGGGCGTCCTTATGACGTTGCCGCGCTGCCTGCCGAGATCGCTGCGTTCGAAGCGTGGAAGGTCGATCGGTCGCTGCCGTTGCCGGCGGTGCCGTTCGAGTGGCTTACCGCGTTTCCGCTGACCGCGGAGAACTGGGCGGAGCTGTCCACGCGGATCGGGTGGCAGGCGCTGCGGATGAACCTCAACACGCTGGCGCGGGGCGGCGCGTTCGATGTGGCGGGGGTCACCGATGCGGTTGCCGCGCGGCTCGCCGACGGCGATGCGCTCGCGAAGGTCCGGCCCATGCCCTATCAGCTGATGGTGGCGTTGGGGCAGGCCGGCGAGGGCGTGCCGCTCAAGGTGCAGGCGGCGCTGGAGGATGCGCTCGAGCAGTCGCTCGTCCGCGTGCCGACGGTGCCGGGGCGTGTGGTCGTCTGTCCTGACGTGTCGGGCTCAATGGGCTCTCCGGCGACGGGGTACCGCAAGGGCGCCTCGTCGAAGGCGCGGTGCATCGATGTCGCGGCGCTGGTCGCGGCGGCGATGCTGCGCACCAACCGCGACACCCGCGTCCTGCCGTTCGAGCAGGCGGTGGTGAAGCTGAAGCTGGACGCACAAGCCCGCCTCGCCGTCAATGCGGCGAAGCTGGCGGCGGTCGGCGGGGGCGGGACCAAGGTCTCGGCGCCGCTCGCCCTGCTCAATGCGGAGCGGGCGCAGGTCGACCTGGTCGTGATCGTTTCGGACAACGAGTCCTGGGTGGATGCCACCCGGGCCGGCGCGACCGCGACGATGCGCGAATGGGAGCGGCTGAAGAACCGCAACCCGGGCGCCAAGCTCGTGTGCGTCGACATCCAGCCCTACGGCACCAGCCAGGCGCCGCAGGGCCGGGCGGACATACTCAATGTCGGAGGTTTCTCCGACGCGGTGTTCGACACCATCGCGCGCTTCGTCTCCGGCGAGACGCGCGAATGGGTGGACATCGTCAAGCAGACGGAGGTCTGA
- the rtcR gene encoding RNA repair transcriptional activator RtcR, with product MKPLTVIGFLGSTLDASKFGPSRWNKWRPSVALTMHEDLRVDRFILLHGAPHSRLADYVAEDIQSVSPETRVDLRRLDFSDPWDFEEVYGKLLDFARAEPFDPDAEDYLVHITTGTHVAQICLFLLTEARYLPGRLLQTQPAKRAEDGGAPGRWTAIDLDLSRYDSIATRFAVAAEESTSFLKSGIATQSVTFNRMIDEIEQVAHRSKAPILLMGPTGAGKSQLARRIYELKRLKHQIAGSFVEVNCATLKGDSAMSALFGHRKGAFTGAVADRPGLLRAADGGMLFLDEIGELGLDEQAMILRAIEDKRFLPVGSDREAASEFQLIAGTNRDLGEAVAAGTFRDDLYARLNLWTFQLPGLAERREDIEPNLDYELDRFAEREGDRASFNKEARQRYLAFATSPDATWPGNFRDLAASVTRMATLSPKGRIDMECVEAEIGRLKRLWSGRRDDGADVLAEVLAPEALAEIDPFDRVQLAETIRVCRKSRSLSEAGRTLFAASRTRRTSANDADRLRKYLARFGLDWSGLA from the coding sequence ATGAAACCTCTCACCGTTATCGGATTCCTCGGATCGACGCTGGACGCGAGCAAGTTCGGCCCATCGCGCTGGAACAAGTGGCGCCCCTCGGTCGCGCTCACCATGCACGAGGATCTGCGCGTCGATCGCTTCATCCTGCTCCATGGCGCGCCGCACAGCCGCCTCGCCGACTATGTCGCCGAGGATATCCAGTCGGTATCGCCCGAGACGCGGGTCGATCTGCGCCGGCTCGACTTCAGCGATCCGTGGGACTTCGAGGAAGTGTACGGCAAGCTGCTCGATTTCGCCCGCGCCGAGCCCTTCGATCCCGATGCCGAGGACTATCTGGTCCACATCACCACCGGCACGCATGTCGCGCAGATCTGCCTCTTCCTGCTCACCGAGGCGCGCTATCTGCCCGGGCGGTTGCTCCAGACCCAGCCGGCCAAGCGCGCCGAGGACGGCGGCGCGCCCGGACGCTGGACGGCAATCGACCTCGATCTCTCCCGCTACGACAGCATCGCCACGCGCTTCGCCGTGGCAGCAGAGGAGAGCACCTCGTTCCTCAAGTCTGGCATCGCGACACAGAGCGTTACCTTCAACCGGATGATCGACGAGATCGAGCAGGTCGCGCACCGCTCAAAGGCGCCGATCCTGCTGATGGGCCCGACCGGGGCGGGCAAGAGCCAGCTTGCGCGTCGCATCTACGAACTGAAGCGCCTCAAGCACCAGATCGCGGGGTCCTTCGTCGAAGTGAACTGCGCGACCCTGAAGGGCGACAGCGCGATGTCCGCGCTGTTCGGACACCGCAAAGGCGCCTTCACCGGCGCGGTCGCCGACCGGCCTGGACTGCTGCGCGCTGCGGACGGGGGCATGTTGTTCCTGGACGAGATCGGTGAGCTGGGGCTCGACGAGCAGGCGATGATCTTGCGCGCGATCGAGGACAAGCGCTTCCTGCCCGTGGGCTCGGACAGGGAAGCCGCGTCGGAGTTCCAGCTGATCGCGGGCACCAATCGCGACCTGGGCGAGGCGGTGGCGGCGGGCACCTTCCGCGACGACCTCTACGCGCGCCTCAACCTGTGGACGTTCCAGTTGCCCGGCCTCGCCGAGCGGCGCGAGGATATCGAACCCAATCTCGATTATGAGCTGGACCGCTTTGCCGAGCGCGAAGGCGATCGTGCGAGCTTCAACAAGGAAGCGCGCCAGCGCTATCTCGCCTTCGCGACCAGCCCGGACGCGACTTGGCCAGGCAATTTCCGCGACCTCGCGGCCAGCGTCACCCGCATGGCGACCCTCAGCCCAAAAGGTCGCATCGACATGGAGTGCGTCGAGGCCGAGATCGGACGCCTGAAGCGCCTGTGGTCCGGCCGACGCGACGACGGCGCTGACGTGCTGGCGGAAGTCCTTGCGCCCGAGGCTCTGGCAGAAATCGATCCCTTTGATCGCGTCCAGCTGGCCGAGACCATTCGGGTCTGCCGGAAGAGCCGCTCGCTTTCGGAAGCCGGGCGCACGCTCTTCGCGGCCTCGCGTACCCGTCGGACGTCGGCGAACGATGCCGATCGGCTACGCAAATATCTCGCGCGGTTCGGACTGGATTGGTCCGGACTGGCATAG